The Stigmatella aurantiaca DW4/3-1 genome contains the following window.
CCAGAAAAGCCCCCCAAGGGGCTGACCGAGAAGAAGTGCCAACAGGAGTTCGACGCGCTGTGCGCGGAACTCTTTGATCTCCAGGACTTGCTCTGGGGAGCGCGGCAGCACTCCGTGATGGTCGTCCTGCAAGGCCGGGACAGCGCCGGCAAGGACGGGACGATCAAGCACGTGGTGGGCTGCCTCAATCCCCGGGGCGTCCACGTGACGTCCTTCAGCGCGCCCACCGAAGAGGAGCGCGAGCACGACTTTCTCTGGCGCATCCACCGCCACGCCCCCCGGCGGGGCGAGTTCGCCATCTTCAACCGCTCCCACTACGAGGACGTGCTCGTCGCGCGCGTGAACGAGCTGGTGCCCAAAGCGCTCTGGAAGCAGCGCTACGGACACATCCGCGACTTCGAGGAGCTGCTGTCCGAGCACGGCACCCTCGTCCTCAAGTTCTTCCTCCACATCACCCGCGACGAGCAGGAGAAGCGGCTGCTCAAGCGCGAGGAGGAGCCGAGAAAGTCCTGGAAGATCAGCGCCGGGGACTGGAAGGACCGCGACCACTGGGACGACTACACGCAGGCGTACGAAGACGCCCTGTCCCGGACGGCGACGAAGACGGCGCCGTGGACCATCGTGCCCGCGGACTCCAAGTGGTACCGGAACCTCGTGGTGGCGCGGACCATCGCCGAGGCCCTCCGTCCGCACCGCAAGGCCTGGCAGGCCCAGCTGGATGCGGTCGGCGAGAACAAGAAGGCGGAGCTGGCGCAGTACCGCCAGCAGAAGTGAGCGCCCAGGCGCCCTATCGCCGGAAGTAGTGGCCCGCCTCCATCCGGACCCGCCCTTCCTCCAGGAGCTTCTCCAGCGTGGCCAGCGCGCTGCGCTCGGCCACCGGGTGCAGGAAGACCGGCGTGTCCGAATACGCGTCCTTCACCACCTGGGACAGGGAGGCCCCCGAAACGGGAACGGCCTCCAGGATGCGCGCCTCGCGCAGGGCCCGGTGGTGGAGGTACTCCTGAAGCTTGCCCGGCCCATCGGGGATGGGAACTCCGTGTGCGGGGTACAACGTGGTGACGGGCCAGTCCCGGAGCCGCGCGAGCTGGGCCAGGTAATCGCGCATGTTGCCCTCGGGCGGATCGATCACAATGGTGCTCATCCCCGCCACCATGTCTCCCACCACGGCGGCGCGGCTGAGCTCATCCACCAGGGTGAGGTGGCCCCGGGCATGTCCCGGCGTGTGCAACACGTGCCAGCGCTGGGGAGGGCTGCCCGCCAGCTCCAACACCTCCCCGTCCTCCAGCAGCCGGTCCGCGGCGGCCTCCAACCGGTCCGCCGTGCGCGCATGGCACCACAAGGGAATGCCCAGCCGCTCCTTCACCGCCCGGGCACCGGCGATGTGGTCCCCATGGTGGTGGGTGAGGAAGACGGCCACGGGCCGCATCCCCTCCTCTTTCAGGAGGGCGATCAAATCCAGCAGCTTCTCGTACTCGCGCGCATCGCCCGCCCCGGGGTCCACGATGAGCAACTCGCCGTTGCCCAGGACGTACGTGTTGGTATGCGTGGCGGGAGGCAAGGTGAGCGTCTCCAGCGCCACCACCCGCACCCCCTGCTGGAACTCGAGGCGCTGGGTGATGAAGTCCACGCAGTGAGGCGGGGAGACGAGGCGCGCGAACGCCTCCTGGGAAATGCCCTCCTGGTGCAGGACCTTCAGCGCGTGGAGGTTGGGCGTGTGCAGCAGGGCGGTGCCCCGCTCCCAGCGGGCCAGCGCCTCGGCGGGCGCCACCCACGCCGCCTCGCTGAACTCCCCCGGCCACAGCTCCGCCTGGGCGTGAGGGGGCATCTCCACCGCGAAGAAGTGGGCATCGAAGCGCACGGGCATGAAGGGGGGGGTGATCCACCGGCCCGCCGGGACGAAGTCCTCCGCCTGGAGCGCCCATCCCTCCGCGGCCACCATCTCGCCCCAGGGGCGCTGACCTGACAGCAGTTCCTGACGCAACACCCTCGACCGCTCCGCCGTCACCGCCTCCGCCCCCTCGGCCACCAGCACCCCGGTCTCCTCGAAGAGCTCCCGGGCGGCGGCCACGCGCGCGGCGGCCTGTTCCCCCGAGGCACCCCGCACCGGCACCGCTGCGTCCGCCTTGTCCACCTTGCCTCCCGGAAAGGCGTAGAAGCCGCCCGCGAAGCTCAGCGCTTTCTCCCGCTTGACCCAGAACACCTCCACCCCGGAGCCCACCCGCCGGTACAGCATCACCACGGCCGCGGGCCGCGGGCGGGCCGCGGGAGGCGCAGGCGGCATGCCGGGAATCGCTTCGCTCATGACTCCACCCCTTGTCCCAGCAGCTGCCCCATCAGGGTGCGCGCCGCCTCCACCTGGTCGGGCCGCACGTAGATGCGGGTCAACCGCACCGAGCCACTGTAGCGCTGGTACAGCGGGGTGTAGCGCGCCACCTCGGTGAGCCGCCCCGTGGACACATCGACGATGAAGAGGCTCGGCCCCTGGGCCCCTTCCGCGAAGTACTTGGAGAGCACCCCGCGAGACTCGACGATGTAGTGCTCGAACTGCCCGGCCACCAGCGCGCTGCGCAGCACGTCCATGTCATAGCCCGTGTCGCGCTCGGTGAACTGGGCCAGCAGCTTGAAGCCCCGCCGCGTGGAGATGCGCTCCGCCCACCGGTTCTTCGAACGGCGCAGCGTGTACCAGAGCGCCGCGTCGTCGCTGAGCAGGAAGTCCTCCGGGTCGGCGGGAATCTCGAACTCCCCGGGCGCCTCCTCATAGTAGCGCCGCAGCATGTGGTCGAAGTTCACCGAGGTGTGGTGGTAATAGACCGAGACAAACATGTGGTAGCGGCTGAGCAGGAAATCCTCGAAGGCAAACGCCGCCGCCCGGCTCAGCGCCAGATAGGCCCGCCCGTCCTTCACCGCGGGGTTCAGGTTGGAGATGATCCAATCGAAGTCATACCGGCCGTAATTGACGCCCGTATAGAAAGAGTCGCGCAGCAGATAGTCCATCCGGTCCGCGTCCAGCTCCCCCGAGACGAGGGCCCTCAGGAGCGGCGTCCAGTCCACCCCCCGGTGTGTGAACCCCGGATCCTTGGGGGACCGAGCACCGGTGATGAGCCCCACGATGGCATCCGCCCGGATGCCCAGCGGCCCGAAGTGTTTCTCGATGACGGGCGTGAGCGAGCTGTCGAGCAGGATCTTCGCGGTGAAGTCCTCATGGGTGGCCTGGTCCCCTTCCGCCGTGCCGTCCAGCCAGGACGGCAACTTCAAGGCAGCCCGGAGCGGCGCGATGCTCTCGGAGGCGTGGGACAGGGGCATGTGGCCCAGGTCATGGCACAGCACCGCGAGCCGGACGGCGGTGTGGAACCGGGAGCGCACCTCCTCGGGCAGCTCCGAGCGCTCCGCCACGGCGCCAAACAACCGGGACGCCACGTGCATGGCCCCCAGCGAGTGGGCATGCCGGGTGTGGGTGGCGCCGGGGAATGCCAGGTCCCCGAAGCCCAGTTGGCGCACGTGGCGCAGCCGCTGGTAGTGGCGGCTGTCAATGATGGCCTTCTCCGGGTCGCTCACGGAGATGGTGCCGTGAATCGGGTCGCGAATCCGCATGGTTCCCTTTCCATACTCCTGGATACCCTGGGCAGGCAGCCAATCGACAAGGCCTTGGACTGGGATCGTCCGGGGGGACGTGCTAACCCTCCTGTCCCAATACGAATGCACATCGTCATCCTGCACAACCGCGACCACGACCTGCTTGAGGAAGATCCAGGAAGGGAGGCCCGTGAGGATGTGATGCGTGTGGCCACCTGCCTGAGCGAGGCCCTCACCCGGAGCACCACCCACGCCGAGCCCCTGGCCGTCGAGGGCGACGGGCTGGACTTCGTGGACACGCTGCGCCGGATGCAGCCGGACCTGGTCATCAACCTGTGTGAGTCCTTGGCCGCCGACAGCCGGGGCGAAATCGTCGTGCCCGGCCTGTTGGACATGATCGGCCAACCCTACACCGGCTCGTCCGCCCTCTCGCTGGGCCTGGCACTGCACAAGCCCAAAGCCAAGGAGCTGCTGCGCGCCCGGGGCATCTCCACCCCGGCCTTCGCGGTGGTGAAGCGCCTGGAGGACGTGAAGGCGGTGGACCTGCCCTACCCGCTCATCGTCAAGCCCGCCCACGAGGATGCCAGCATGGGCGTGGACTTCGATTCGGTGGTGGAGGGGCCGGCGCAGCTGGCCCGCGCGGCCGCGGAGGTGCTGAGCACCTTCCACCAGCCGGCGCTCGTGGAGCAGTTCATCCGGGGCCGGGAGATCTACGTCCCCCTGCTGGGCAATGCCCCGCGCCGGGCGCTTCCGCTCACGGAGATTCACTTCGGCCAGGCCTTCGAGAACCGGCCCAACATCGTCTCCTACAAAGCCAAGTGGGAAACAGAATCCCCCGAGTGCCGCGACAGCACCTCCGCGGTGTGTCGGCTGGAAGACGCCGACCTTGAGGCACGGCTCGTCCACACCGCCATGGAGGCCTTCTCGGCGCTGGACTGCCAAGACTACGGGCGCGTAGACCTGCGCGTCTCGCCGGACGGCGTGCCCTACGTCATCGACATCAACCCCAACTGCGACCTCCACCCCGGGGCGGGGTTCGCCAAAGCCGCCCTGGCGGCCGGTATCGACTATCCCGCCCTGGCGGCCCACCTCGTGGAGATCGCCCTCGAAAGAACCCATGGAAATCCGTCCCCTCGAAAAAAAGGATCGGGAACCGCTCGCCGGACTGATCAGCCGAATCGAAACGTTCTCGCCGGAAGAGGTCCAGTGCGCCATCGAGCTGGTGGACCTCGCGCTCACGCCGAATAACAACGACTACACCATCCTCGTGGCGGACCGGGATGGGAGCATCGTGGGCTACGTGTGCTACGGCCCCACGCCGATGACCGAGGGGACGTTCGACCTGT
Protein-coding sequences here:
- a CDS encoding PPK2 family polyphosphate kinase, whose product is MTLDKPGKKVRLASFPEKPPKGLTEKKCQQEFDALCAELFDLQDLLWGARQHSVMVVLQGRDSAGKDGTIKHVVGCLNPRGVHVTSFSAPTEEEREHDFLWRIHRHAPRRGEFAIFNRSHYEDVLVARVNELVPKALWKQRYGHIRDFEELLSEHGTLVLKFFLHITRDEQEKRLLKREEEPRKSWKISAGDWKDRDHWDDYTQAYEDALSRTATKTAPWTIVPADSKWYRNLVVARTIAEALRPHRKAWQAQLDAVGENKKAELAQYRQQK
- a CDS encoding D-alanine--D-alanine ligase family protein, whose protein sequence is MHIVILHNRDHDLLEEDPGREAREDVMRVATCLSEALTRSTTHAEPLAVEGDGLDFVDTLRRMQPDLVINLCESLAADSRGEIVVPGLLDMIGQPYTGSSALSLGLALHKPKAKELLRARGISTPAFAVVKRLEDVKAVDLPYPLIVKPAHEDASMGVDFDSVVEGPAQLARAAAEVLSTFHQPALVEQFIRGREIYVPLLGNAPRRALPLTEIHFGQAFENRPNIVSYKAKWETESPECRDSTSAVCRLEDADLEARLVHTAMEAFSALDCQDYGRVDLRVSPDGVPYVIDINPNCDLHPGAGFAKAALAAGIDYPALAAHLVEIALERTHGNPSPRKKGSGTARRTDQPNRNVLAGRGPVRHRAGGPRAHAE
- a CDS encoding HD domain-containing protein, which encodes MRIRDPIHGTISVSDPEKAIIDSRHYQRLRHVRQLGFGDLAFPGATHTRHAHSLGAMHVASRLFGAVAERSELPEEVRSRFHTAVRLAVLCHDLGHMPLSHASESIAPLRAALKLPSWLDGTAEGDQATHEDFTAKILLDSSLTPVIEKHFGPLGIRADAIVGLITGARSPKDPGFTHRGVDWTPLLRALVSGELDADRMDYLLRDSFYTGVNYGRYDFDWIISNLNPAVKDGRAYLALSRAAAFAFEDFLLSRYHMFVSVYYHHTSVNFDHMLRRYYEEAPGEFEIPADPEDFLLSDDAALWYTLRRSKNRWAERISTRRGFKLLAQFTERDTGYDMDVLRSALVAGQFEHYIVESRGVLSKYFAEGAQGPSLFIVDVSTGRLTEVARYTPLYQRYSGSVRLTRIYVRPDQVEAARTLMGQLLGQGVES
- a CDS encoding MBL fold metallo-hydrolase yields the protein MSEAIPGMPPAPPAARPRPAAVVMLYRRVGSGVEVFWVKREKALSFAGGFYAFPGGKVDKADAAVPVRGASGEQAAARVAAARELFEETGVLVAEGAEAVTAERSRVLRQELLSGQRPWGEMVAAEGWALQAEDFVPAGRWITPPFMPVRFDAHFFAVEMPPHAQAELWPGEFSEAAWVAPAEALARWERGTALLHTPNLHALKVLHQEGISQEAFARLVSPPHCVDFITQRLEFQQGVRVVALETLTLPPATHTNTYVLGNGELLIVDPGAGDAREYEKLLDLIALLKEEGMRPVAVFLTHHHGDHIAGARAVKERLGIPLWCHARTADRLEAAADRLLEDGEVLELAGSPPQRWHVLHTPGHARGHLTLVDELSRAAVVGDMVAGMSTIVIDPPEGNMRDYLAQLARLRDWPVTTLYPAHGVPIPDGPGKLQEYLHHRALREARILEAVPVSGASLSQVVKDAYSDTPVFLHPVAERSALATLEKLLEEGRVRMEAGHYFRR